The DNA window TGGACGAACGCATGCACACTGTTATAATCTGTCAATCCGAGACCACCCGAACATCGAGGAACGTTCGTGATATAGGAGGAAATGGCATACAACTATAgtcaatattaaatttaaattgcaacattttatcaatttaaataaatccaagctttaataaaactacattatcgaatattagttgaatattaatattatctatttgaGATTTAATTTGTCCGATGtttatactttaatataaaataatgacttTATAAAGAGGAATATCTGTTGATCTTTTTTGTAAACTCAAATACCGATACGTTCATCTCGTTGTGTTTtgtcgaacgaaagaaaattatcaaatagaGAATAGAGCTGTTagttaataaaagtatatatatatatgtatatatatatatatatatgtatatgtatatatatatatatatatatatgtacgtatatatttataaataagccaaagaaatatattctgtTACAAAACAAACAAGTATGTTCCAGATACAAAGGTATCCAAGATAAATTAAAGCGATACGTTATTCTAACCTCATCGTTACGTTGTTTCAGATAAGAATactacattataaaaatattactctTTGTAAAAATCTATggtattgatataattataaaatggcAGCACCAGAGGCAATGCAAGTTAGTTCATTGCCCTTACCACCATTGCAATATATCAACTTATATACAGATGAAAATGTTCGTCGTGGAAGAGCACCCAAGCCTCCACCTCCAATTCATGATACTTATTCAATGTTTGGCAATGTATTTAATGCCGATGATAGTATTATCAGACCCTTAGAAGCTCAAGGGATCAAAAGATTATATCCTCAACACTTTGATCGACGACGTGAATTAAAAAAACTTAATCATTCTTTACTAGTAAACTTTTTAGATTTAATAGATTTATTGGTGCAATGTCCTGATAGTCCAAGACGTGCTGAAAAAGTATGCACTtacaaaattgataataataaatcaacattcttatttaactttttattagttttaatgtacttaaaataatctaatatattttttaggtAGAAGatttaagtttattatttatacatattcatCATCTCTTA is part of the Vespa crabro chromosome 8, iyVesCrab1.2, whole genome shotgun sequence genome and encodes:
- the LOC124426202 gene encoding mediator of RNA polymerase II transcription subunit 7, encoding MAAPEAMQVSSLPLPPLQYINLYTDENVRRGRAPKPPPPIHDTYSMFGNVFNADDSIIRPLEAQGIKRLYPQHFDRRRELKKLNHSLLVNFLDLIDLLVQCPDSPRRAEKVEDLSLLFIHIHHLLNEFRPHQARETLRVMMELQRRQRIETALRFQKHLEKVQQILQHALQMLPDTSELDSKLAINIDAMESIDTLGAEQQNMDTCSQSDRIMCKTIDDMIASNNLF